A window from Solanum stenotomum isolate F172 chromosome 5, ASM1918654v1, whole genome shotgun sequence encodes these proteins:
- the LOC125865078 gene encoding probable E3 ubiquitin-protein ligase ZFP1, giving the protein MESNNSHVDNSTVNGNSTPANVPRDVGTTESIVGNVLPQIEEQRAAYQEFYHRYLALFPTLNVIPERDGDDGQEILELHTRITAGLRLMAFHLSTKIHTYQLPKSTCLDGKERCSICLDDYYDKEKLTEINCGHLYHFGCIREWIKLKNSCPICKRDAGARIN; this is encoded by the exons ATGGAGAGCAACAATTCTCACGTTGACAACTCGACCGTCAATGGGAATTCAACCCCTGCTAATGTGCCAAGAGATGTAGGCACAACTGAAAGTATTGTTGGTAATGTCCTACCCCAAATCGAGGAACAACGGGCAGCCTACCAAGAATTTTATCATAGATATCTTGCTCTATTTCCTACACTAAATGTGATTCCA GAAAGAGATGGAGATGATGGGCAG GAAATTTTGGAACTTCACACGCGTATAACTGCTGGATTAAGATTAATGGCTTTCCATTTAAGCACTAAAATCCATACATACCAATTGCCCAAGTCAACATGTCTTGACGGCAAGGAGCGTTGCTCCATATGCTTG GATGACTATTACGATAAGGAAAAACTCACTGAAATCAATTGTGGTCATTTATACCACTTTGGTTGTATTAGAGAGTGGATCAAGCTCAAGAACTCTTGCCCTATTTGCAAGAGAGATGCAGGTGCAagaatcaattaa